A stretch of Cicer arietinum cultivar CDC Frontier isolate Library 1 chromosome 5, Cicar.CDCFrontier_v2.0, whole genome shotgun sequence DNA encodes these proteins:
- the LOC101510715 gene encoding uncharacterized protein: MLKETSLLNSIISQFQEAFSSTDGRIKLVRSMEGIVNGSQQKLEKVRLGLQEEEKNLNDLKDRYAAAIGEQKRCYSLLKAYQEKCAKNERFRRQSSK; this comes from the exons ATGTTAAAGGAAACATCTTTATTGAATTCGATCATTTCACAG TTTCAAGAGGCCTTCAGTAGCACTGATGGTCGTATAAAACTTGTTCGTTCCATGGAAGGAATTGTCAACGGAAGTCAACAG AAACTAGAAAAGGTTCGACTAGGACTtcaagaagaagagaaaaatcTTAATGACCTTAAGGATAGGTATGCTGCAGCAATTGGTGAGCAAAAGCGCTGCTATTCTTTGTTGAAAGCTTATCAG GAAAAATGTGCCAAGAATGAGAGGTTTCGGCGTCAAAGTTCCAAATGA
- the LOC101500660 gene encoding probable 2-oxoglutarate-dependent dioxygenase AOP1.2: MGSENEIPLLDFRTVNGVTLEEGGERWKEMSKKVIEAFESHGCFFLLSDQIPNNLREQMFTDMKSLFELPEETKKKFAGAKAYRGYTANSHVIPHCQSFGIDDALKPDTTEKFTNLMWPQGNPIFW; encoded by the coding sequence atgggcAGCGAGAATGAGATCCCACTTTTGGATTTTCGCACGGTAAATGGAGTGACATTAGAAGAAGGGGGTGAAAGGTGGAAAGAAATGAGCAAGAAAGTGATAGAAGCATTTGAGAGTCATGGTTGTTTCTTTTTGCTATCTGATCAAATTCCAAATAATTTACGTGAACAAATGTTCACGGACATGAAATCATTGTTCGAACTACCTGAAGAGACCAAAAAGAAGTTCGCTGGTGCAAAGGCTTATAGAGGCTATACAGCTAATAGTCACGTCATTCCCCATTGTCAAAGCTTTGGGATTGATGATGCTCTTAAACCAGATACAACTGAAAAATTCACTAATCTCATGTGGCCTCAAGGAAATCCAATTTTttggtaa
- the LOC101511347 gene encoding probable 2-oxoglutarate-dependent dioxygenase AOP1 produces the protein MSNQIEIPLLDFSKVNGVTLEEGSERWKEMSKKVREAFESHGCFLLLCDQIPNDLRQQMFADMKSLFDLPEETKKKFIGSKAYRGYTANSHVIPHCQSFGIDDALKPDTTENFTNLMWPQGNPTFCETLGSLTIKTRELSALILKMIIEGFGLPQQYNLDVEELNNSNDSRMTRYLLPEENKDREIALVPHTDKGTLAVICHNEVQGLQVLPKNGEWVDVVIPPNGYIVLVGDMLKAWSNGRFQAPTHRVVTRGDKERLAFIVFTVPKEDMTIKVPSELVDDENHPLRYRPFKYEDFINFHYTTRTEKGVLEEFAGL, from the exons ATGAGTAATCAGATTGAGATTCCACTTTTGGATTTTAGTAAAGTAAATGGAGTGACATTAGAAGAAGGGAGTGAAAGGTGGAAAGAAATGAGCAAGAAAGTGAGAGAAGCATTTGAGAGTCATGGTTGCTTCCTCTTGTTATGTGATCAAATTCCAAATGATTTGCGTCAACAAATGTTCGCGGATATGAAATCATTGTTTGATCTACCCGAAGAGACCAAAAAGAAGTTCATTGGGTCAAAGGCTTATAGAGGCTACACGGCTAATAGTCACGTCATTCCCCATTGTCAAAGCTTTGGGATTGATGATGCTCTTAAGCCAGATACCACTGAAAATTTTACTAACCTCATGTGGCCTCAAGGAAATCCAACTTtttg TGAGACACTCGGTTCATTGACCATAAAAACTCGAGAACTAAGTGCTCTTATCTTGAAGATGATTATCGAAGGTTTTGGACTTCCACAACAATACAACTTGGATGTTGAAGAGCTGAATAACTCCAACGATTCACGAATGACTAGGTACCTACTTCCTGAGGAAAACAAGGATCGTGAGATTGCTTTGGTACCTCACACTGACAAAGGAACCTTAGCTGTCATATGCCACAATGAAGTCCAAGGTCTGCAGGTTTTACCTAAAAATGGCGAATGGGTTGATGTAGTTATTCCCCCAAATGGTTATATAGTACTTGTTGGTGACATGTTGAAG gCATGGAGCAATGGAAGGTTCCAGGCACCCACACACAGAGTGGTGACAAGGGGAGATAAAGAGAGATTAGCATTTATAGTTTTTACTGTGCCAAAGGAAGATATGACCATTAAGGTGCCATCTGAATTGGTGGATGATGAAAATCACCCTCTCCGTTACCGACCATTCAAATATGAGGACTTCATAAATTTTCATTATACAACTCGCACAGAGAAAGGAGTGCTTGAAGAATTTGCTGGCCTTTGA